Proteins from a single region of Abyssalbus ytuae:
- a CDS encoding TonB-dependent receptor has product MCSPKFQLFFILISFIGLSYAQEKTNLRGRVVEKQSGSPVGMATLLLKDTGKWAVTDGEGSFVISQIEPGPYVINFSCLGYADKELTVVVEAGMASLTIGVEELSLSLSEVVVTAQEKKLNTISKIEQNAIRHIQPKSLADIFQLLPGHITENPTEALGKPAQIKIREMEEDNNSALGAAIIVDGVPLSNNANLQITSTSKSGTLNTAPTVAGMGIDLRGITTENIESVEVIRGIPSAEYGDLTSGAVIVKTKAGKTPYEAKIALDPNTKIFYLSKGFLLNNEKGSLNFGIDYTESYPDLHLKYEGFKRITGNLGYSNTFLKNSKPLSLNAKLSYFETVDEIKSDPELKSEEAINSSFKGFRAGLNGMWQLNLPWLTNLSYNFSGSYTHNEDYIKNLQTVTAGTMPLATSYDEGEHEADFIPSEYYSEMTIDGKPFNIFAQIKGNTAFNIGNWHNNLKLGVEWRTDGNNGKGKQFDINYPPTINSISTLRPRSYKDIPSLNTLSMFVENKLYVPIGFTEFTGQIGLRYNNTQPKGLFTTNGATTMEPRMNLRYQFLNQKNNKVFDDLALRFGYGVAAKMPTLLHLYPDKAYFDETSFNYYDGDEGSLAVITTKIIEDTGNPNLKPSYNHKLEAGLDFTLGKVSGKITAYREKQTGGFNFKRVPIFLTHQEYQVEGSGKNPFFVEGEGVYYYENDEIMAATSVQDTAFDFYNIPKNDQVRIKKGIEYTFNLGNITPISTDLIVDGAWFYTDTYNTRETYQRFSTLYQGDPFPYIAVYPAGEKKVRQRLNTNIRAITHIPSIKMVVSLTAQLIWFDKTQYLYEDEDGNSYVYVTRNNEKVDVENVYTYQGENVIKNVAPTGYIDLAGNYYEWDPSLYQEQPYRTMVNTYIDSYFLEENLPFVAQLNIRLTKELAHNLDLSFMANNFLNHRPYHKRVRVNLYQQRNSRMYFGAEIKFKF; this is encoded by the coding sequence ATGTGTTCCCCTAAATTTCAACTTTTTTTTATTTTAATATCATTTATCGGGCTCTCCTATGCCCAAGAAAAAACCAACTTAAGAGGCAGGGTTGTAGAAAAGCAATCGGGTTCTCCTGTTGGAATGGCCACCCTATTATTAAAAGATACGGGTAAATGGGCAGTAACGGATGGAGAGGGATCGTTTGTAATATCACAAATCGAACCCGGACCCTATGTTATCAACTTCAGTTGTCTGGGTTATGCAGACAAAGAACTTACTGTGGTGGTGGAAGCCGGCATGGCATCCCTGACAATAGGGGTCGAAGAATTATCCTTAAGTCTGTCTGAAGTAGTAGTCACCGCACAGGAAAAAAAATTAAACACCATATCCAAAATAGAGCAAAACGCTATTCGCCATATTCAACCAAAAAGTTTAGCAGACATTTTTCAGCTTTTGCCCGGTCATATTACTGAAAATCCTACAGAAGCACTGGGAAAGCCTGCCCAAATAAAGATACGCGAGATGGAGGAGGATAACAACAGTGCTCTCGGAGCTGCTATTATAGTGGATGGAGTACCCCTTTCCAACAATGCCAATCTGCAGATAACTTCCACATCAAAAAGCGGTACTCTGAACACTGCACCTACAGTAGCAGGGATGGGCATTGACCTGAGAGGAATTACAACAGAAAATATTGAATCGGTGGAAGTGATTCGTGGCATTCCATCAGCAGAGTATGGAGATCTTACCTCAGGGGCAGTAATCGTAAAGACCAAAGCGGGAAAAACCCCATATGAGGCCAAAATAGCTCTGGACCCCAATACCAAGATTTTTTATTTGAGTAAAGGTTTTTTATTAAACAATGAAAAAGGGAGTCTGAATTTTGGGATAGATTATACAGAATCCTACCCTGACTTGCACTTAAAATACGAAGGATTCAAACGCATTACAGGCAATTTAGGCTATTCAAACACATTCTTAAAGAACAGCAAACCTTTATCCCTGAACGCTAAACTATCCTATTTTGAAACAGTGGATGAAATTAAAAGCGATCCCGAATTAAAGTCTGAAGAAGCCATCAACTCCAGCTTTAAAGGGTTTCGTGCCGGATTAAACGGAATGTGGCAACTCAATCTGCCGTGGCTTACCAACCTGTCTTATAATTTTTCGGGCAGCTACACCCATAACGAAGACTACATCAAGAACTTACAAACAGTTACAGCGGGTACCATGCCCCTGGCCACATCCTATGATGAAGGCGAACATGAGGCTGATTTTATCCCCTCCGAATATTATTCTGAAATGACCATTGACGGAAAGCCCTTCAACATCTTTGCCCAAATTAAGGGAAATACTGCATTTAATATCGGTAATTGGCACAATAATCTCAAATTGGGAGTGGAATGGCGTACTGATGGCAACAACGGTAAAGGCAAGCAGTTTGATATCAACTATCCGCCAACTATTAATTCCATAAGCACACTACGACCAAGGTCTTACAAAGATATCCCATCCCTGAACACCTTATCCATGTTCGTTGAAAACAAATTATATGTTCCCATAGGATTTACAGAATTTACAGGCCAAATAGGACTGAGATACAACAACACACAACCCAAGGGATTGTTTACAACGAATGGAGCCACTACTATGGAGCCCCGGATGAACCTGAGATATCAATTTCTGAACCAAAAGAACAATAAAGTTTTTGATGATCTGGCCCTGCGTTTTGGTTATGGAGTAGCAGCCAAAATGCCCACACTGCTGCACCTGTATCCTGATAAAGCCTATTTTGATGAAACCAGCTTTAATTACTATGATGGAGATGAAGGCTCCCTGGCTGTGATTACCACAAAAATTATAGAAGACACCGGCAACCCGAACCTAAAACCTTCGTACAATCATAAACTGGAAGCCGGGCTGGATTTTACCCTCGGAAAAGTATCGGGTAAAATCACCGCCTACCGTGAGAAACAGACCGGTGGCTTTAATTTTAAGCGCGTACCCATATTCCTGACACATCAGGAATACCAAGTTGAAGGTTCCGGCAAAAATCCTTTTTTTGTGGAGGGAGAAGGGGTTTACTATTACGAGAATGACGAAATTATGGCAGCTACTTCTGTACAGGATACAGCATTTGATTTTTACAATATTCCGAAGAACGATCAAGTCAGAATCAAAAAAGGGATAGAATATACCTTTAATCTGGGTAACATTACACCAATAAGCACTGATTTAATCGTAGATGGAGCCTGGTTTTATACCGATACTTACAATACCAGGGAAACCTATCAAAGATTCAGCACTCTTTATCAAGGGGATCCTTTTCCCTATATAGCCGTTTACCCTGCCGGCGAAAAAAAAGTTCGTCAACGATTGAACACTAATATCAGGGCCATTACCCATATTCCTTCCATCAAAATGGTGGTCTCGTTAACAGCCCAGCTTATTTGGTTTGACAAAACCCAATACCTCTACGAAGATGAGGATGGTAATTCATATGTATATGTGACCCGGAACAACGAAAAAGTGGATGTTGAGAATGTTTATACATACCAGGGAGAAAATGTAATAAAAAACGTAGCTCCTACAGGGTACATCGATTTGGCAGGCAATTATTATGAATGGGATCCCTCATTATACCAAGAGCAACCATACCGCACCATGGTCAATACCTATATCGATTCTTATTTCCTTGAGGAAAACTTGCCATTTGTGGCCCAGTTGAATATCCGATTGACGAAGGAACTGGCTCACAACCTGGATTTGTCCTTTATGGCCAACAATTTTCTGAATCATCGCCCTTATCATAAACGGGTTAGGGTTAATCTATACCAACAACGAAACTCCCGAATGTATTTCGGGGCTGAGATAAAATTTAAATTTTAA